From a single Fulvivirga ulvae genomic region:
- the ilvD gene encoding dihydroxy-acid dehydratase, with protein MQKILNKYSQQVTQDPTQPAAQAMLHAIGLSDEDLKKPQVGIVSTGFEGNPCNMHLNDLAKVVKKGTISNELVGLIFNTIGVSDGISMGTPGMRYSLPSRDIIADSIETVVNAQSYDGLVAVVGCDKNMPGAMMAMGRLNRPAVLIYGGTIAPGCYRDQKLDVVSAFEALGQKMAGSISQEDFQGIVSHACPGPGACGGMYTANTMASAIEALGLSLPFSSSNPAQSPEKENECIRAGEAIKYLIYNDIKPRDIVTAKSFENAVALITVLGGSTNAVLHLLAIAKAFEVPLTLTDFQKVSEKTPLLADLKPSGKYLMEDLHKEGGVPAVMKMMLEEGLLHGDCLTITGKTIKENLALVNGLGESQPIIKPLNNPIKATGHIRILKGNLAPEGAVAKITGKEGEVFEGPARVFEGEFDANDGLAAGQVKSGEVVVIRYEGPKGGPGMPEMLKPTSSIMGAGLGKEVALITDGRFSGGTHGFVVGHITPEAQEGGPLAVVKNGDIIRIDAKNDTIDILIDEAELQNRLSKWVAPPLKKTSGVLYKYAKNVSSASLGCITDQ; from the coding sequence ATGCAAAAAATATTAAATAAATATAGCCAACAAGTAACTCAGGATCCTACACAGCCGGCCGCACAGGCAATGCTTCATGCCATCGGCCTTTCTGATGAGGACCTTAAAAAACCTCAGGTAGGTATTGTTAGTACCGGTTTCGAAGGGAACCCTTGTAACATGCACCTGAACGATTTGGCAAAGGTAGTGAAGAAAGGAACTATCAGTAATGAGTTGGTAGGACTGATCTTCAACACTATTGGAGTTAGCGATGGTATTTCTATGGGCACACCTGGCATGCGTTACAGCTTGCCATCAAGAGATATTATTGCTGACTCCATTGAAACTGTGGTCAATGCCCAGTCATATGACGGATTGGTAGCGGTAGTTGGATGTGATAAGAATATGCCTGGAGCAATGATGGCGATGGGGCGCCTTAACCGTCCTGCGGTATTGATCTATGGAGGCACTATTGCCCCGGGATGTTACCGCGATCAAAAGCTTGATGTGGTTTCTGCATTTGAAGCTTTGGGACAGAAAATGGCAGGCTCAATTTCGCAGGAAGACTTTCAGGGTATTGTTTCCCATGCCTGTCCGGGACCGGGAGCATGCGGTGGTATGTACACGGCCAATACCATGGCTTCTGCCATAGAGGCTCTCGGTCTTAGCCTTCCTTTCAGCTCATCTAACCCTGCGCAAAGTCCTGAAAAGGAAAATGAATGCATACGGGCAGGAGAGGCAATCAAGTACCTGATTTACAACGACATCAAACCCAGGGATATCGTAACTGCGAAATCTTTTGAGAATGCCGTGGCACTGATAACCGTACTTGGTGGTTCGACCAATGCGGTACTGCATCTGCTGGCCATTGCAAAGGCCTTTGAAGTGCCGCTTACCCTCACTGATTTTCAAAAAGTGAGTGAAAAGACCCCTTTGTTGGCAGACCTTAAACCCAGCGGTAAATACCTCATGGAAGATCTGCACAAAGAAGGAGGCGTTCCTGCGGTAATGAAAATGATGCTGGAAGAAGGCCTGCTGCATGGAGATTGTCTCACCATTACCGGCAAAACTATTAAGGAAAACCTTGCTTTGGTAAATGGACTGGGAGAGAGCCAGCCGATTATTAAACCATTGAACAATCCCATAAAAGCTACCGGACATATCAGAATACTGAAAGGTAACCTGGCTCCGGAAGGAGCAGTGGCAAAGATAACCGGTAAGGAGGGAGAAGTATTTGAAGGCCCTGCCAGGGTATTTGAAGGCGAGTTTGATGCCAACGACGGTCTGGCAGCCGGTCAGGTCAAGTCTGGAGAAGTAGTAGTGATCAGGTATGAAGGCCCCAAAGGTGGCCCGGGTATGCCTGAAATGCTTAAGCCTACCTCTTCAATTATGGGTGCAGGTTTGGGTAAGGAAGTGGCATTGATCACTGACGGCCGGTTTTCGGGAGGCACACATGGTTTTGTAGTGGGGCATATAACTCCTGAAGCGCAGGAGGGAGGCCCGTTGGCCGTAGTAAAAAATGGCGATATAATTCGTATTGATGCCAAAAATGACACCATAGATATACTCATTGACGAAGCTGAATTACAAAACAGGCTAAGTAAATGGGTAGCACCACCACTCAAAAAGACAAGTGGAGTACTTTATAAATATGCCAAAAATGTTTCATCCGCATCGTTGGGATGCATAACTGATCAATAA
- a CDS encoding branched-chain amino acid transaminase yields the protein MNTTFKAMYYNDDTIVFHDGKWLKAGEAKASLYDQTLHYGNGVFEGIRSYKNVNGCNIFKAKEHYDRLQYSAEKMHVNLPYSTEELINITYQLLDKNNLRDAYIRPVVYSGPYMGLTPAEETHVFIAAWEWAKYLGTNPLHVMVSSYQRPNPKSCHVEAKVVGHYTNSILATTEAKRLGYDEGLLLDMHGNVAEGPGANFFFEKDGTLYTPPAGNILPGITRSTVIELARELDIRVVEKHFTVEEIYGADNAFFTGTAVEVAPIASLNGEEFKGNWEDSAGHNIYLMYRQKVQFNEYQGLTIV from the coding sequence ATGAACACAACTTTTAAAGCCATGTATTACAACGACGACACCATAGTTTTCCATGACGGAAAATGGCTAAAAGCCGGAGAGGCCAAAGCAAGTTTGTATGACCAGACCTTACACTACGGCAACGGAGTGTTTGAGGGAATTCGCTCATACAAAAATGTAAACGGATGTAACATCTTCAAAGCGAAGGAGCACTACGACAGGCTACAGTACTCTGCTGAAAAAATGCACGTCAACCTGCCTTACTCTACCGAAGAGCTGATCAACATCACCTATCAGCTTCTCGATAAAAATAACCTTCGTGATGCCTATATCCGGCCAGTGGTCTATTCAGGACCATACATGGGACTTACTCCCGCAGAAGAAACGCATGTTTTTATCGCGGCATGGGAATGGGCAAAATACCTGGGTACTAATCCGCTGCACGTCATGGTGTCTTCGTATCAGCGGCCTAACCCGAAATCCTGCCACGTCGAGGCTAAAGTTGTCGGACATTATACTAATTCAATTCTTGCCACTACCGAAGCCAAGCGCCTGGGGTATGACGAAGGCTTGCTGCTCGATATGCATGGCAATGTAGCAGAAGGTCCCGGAGCCAACTTCTTTTTTGAGAAAGACGGTACACTTTATACGCCGCCTGCCGGTAATATTTTACCAGGTATAACCCGCTCCACGGTTATCGAACTTGCCCGTGAGCTGGATATTAGAGTGGTGGAGAAGCACTTCACTGTGGAAGAAATTTATGGAGCAGATAATGCCTTCTTCACCGGTACAGCCGTGGAAGTAGCGCCAATAGCATCACTTAACGGAGAAGAATTTAAGGGCAATTGGGAAGATTCTGCCGGACACAACATTTACCTGATGTACAGACAGAAGGTACAGTTTAATGAATATCAGGGATTGACAATCGTTTAA
- the leuB gene encoding 3-isopropylmalate dehydrogenase, protein MKKNIAVLSGDGIGPEVTAQALKVLKVVSEVYGHEFSYKEALVGACAIDATGNPFPEETEKVCQQADAILFGAIGHPKYDNDPKAKVRPEQGLLAMRKNLGLFANVRPVKSYKALLPISPLKEEIIDGTDFVVFRELTGGIYFGQPRGRSEDGKNAFDTCTYSTDEIIRVSKLAFEAAQNRRKKVTLVDKANVLATSRLWRETVKELAAEYPDVELDFMFVDNAAMKIIQNPRDFDVVLTENMFGDIITDEASVISGSLGMLPSASVGLNQSLYEPIHGSYPQAADKNIANPFGAILSAAMLLEYSFGMIDESKAVNDAVMQAMNEGFVTEDINKKQAKGTNEVGDKVAEYIKQLTAV, encoded by the coding sequence ATGAAAAAGAATATAGCAGTATTATCCGGTGATGGAATAGGCCCCGAAGTAACCGCTCAGGCGCTAAAGGTACTCAAGGTTGTTAGCGAGGTGTACGGACATGAGTTCTCCTACAAAGAAGCTTTGGTAGGTGCCTGCGCCATAGATGCCACTGGGAATCCATTTCCCGAAGAAACCGAAAAAGTATGTCAGCAGGCTGATGCCATACTGTTCGGAGCCATTGGTCACCCAAAGTATGATAATGACCCGAAGGCTAAAGTAAGGCCAGAGCAGGGGCTGTTAGCCATGAGAAAGAACTTAGGACTGTTTGCCAATGTGCGTCCAGTTAAAAGCTATAAAGCACTACTACCCATTTCTCCACTTAAAGAGGAGATCATCGATGGTACCGACTTCGTGGTCTTTCGTGAGCTGACAGGCGGTATTTATTTCGGGCAACCCAGAGGGCGTTCTGAAGATGGTAAAAATGCCTTTGATACATGCACTTATTCTACTGATGAGATTATAAGAGTATCAAAACTGGCATTCGAAGCTGCTCAAAACAGGAGAAAGAAAGTTACTCTGGTGGATAAAGCCAATGTACTGGCTACTTCCAGATTGTGGCGGGAAACTGTTAAAGAACTGGCCGCCGAATACCCTGATGTAGAGCTGGATTTCATGTTTGTTGATAATGCCGCCATGAAGATCATCCAGAACCCTCGCGATTTTGATGTGGTGCTTACCGAAAATATGTTCGGTGACATTATTACAGATGAGGCCTCCGTTATCTCAGGGTCTCTTGGCATGCTACCGTCTGCTTCTGTTGGTCTGAACCAGAGCTTATATGAACCTATACATGGATCTTATCCGCAGGCGGCAGATAAAAATATTGCAAATCCATTTGGTGCTATACTTTCTGCTGCCATGCTTCTGGAGTATTCATTCGGAATGATAGACGAAAGCAAGGCGGTTAACGATGCAGTGATGCAAGCCATGAATGAGGGCTTTGTAACAGAAGATATCAATAAGAAGCAAGCCAAAGGAACCAACGAAGTAGGAGATAAGGTAGCGGAATATATAAAGCAGCTGACTGCAGTTTAA
- the leuD gene encoding 3-isopropylmalate dehydratase small subunit, giving the protein MEKFTTLTSTCVPIPFQDVDTDQIIPARFLKATTREGFGDNLFCDWRYKEDGQPNKDFVLNDEKYTGEILVAGKNFGCGSSREHAAWAIYDYGFKVVVSSFFADIFKNNALNNGLLPVQVTDVFLDQIFSTIEDDPEAQIKVSLVDQEISIIGSNLVESFDINPYKKLCLQKGYDDIDFLLSKIDEIEKYELAEED; this is encoded by the coding sequence ATGGAAAAATTTACAACACTGACATCAACTTGTGTGCCTATACCATTTCAGGATGTGGATACCGACCAGATCATTCCTGCGAGGTTTTTAAAAGCCACTACCCGGGAAGGCTTTGGTGATAACCTTTTCTGCGACTGGAGATATAAGGAAGATGGGCAGCCTAATAAAGATTTTGTGCTGAATGATGAAAAGTATACTGGAGAGATTTTAGTAGCCGGTAAGAACTTCGGTTGTGGCTCCAGTCGCGAACACGCAGCCTGGGCCATTTATGATTATGGTTTTAAGGTAGTTGTTTCAAGCTTTTTTGCCGATATCTTTAAAAACAACGCCTTAAACAATGGACTGCTGCCTGTACAGGTTACTGATGTTTTTTTAGATCAGATATTCTCAACAATTGAAGATGATCCGGAGGCACAGATTAAAGTTAGCCTTGTGGATCAAGAGATAAGTATTATCGGGTCGAACCTGGTTGAAAGTTTCGATATCAACCCATACAAGAAACTTTGCCTTCAAAAGGGCTATGATGACATAGACTTCCTTTTGAGCAAAATTGACGAAATCGAAAAATACGAGTTGGCAGAGGAGGATTAA
- the leuC gene encoding 3-isopropylmalate dehydratase large subunit, which translates to MAGKTLFDKIWDKHVVHEVENGPQALYIDRHFIHEVTSPQAFNGLRQRGIGVFRPEKTVATADHNVPTENQHLPIKDQLSRHQVNTLIENCKEFGVELYGLGHPYQGIVHVIGPELGITQPGMTIVCGDSHTSTHGAFGNIAFGIGTSEVEQVFATQCILQKKPMRMKIQVDGELKKGVVSKDIILHIISRLTTSGCTGYFVEFTGSTIQGLSMEARMTICNMSIEMGARGGMIAPDETTFSYMKGREFAPKGEAWEKSLAYWETLKTDDDAVFDKEFYFNAEEIDPMITYGTNPAMGIGITSSIPATSNGSTDPGLKKALQYMDLQGGAQLLGKKIDYVFIGSCTNSRIEDLRLVAELVKGKKKAEHVYAMIIPGSRQVELQARAEGLDKILESAGFELRQPGCSACLGMNEDKVPKGKYCVSTSNRNFEGRQGPGARTMLASPLTAAAAAINGYITDVREMIDQ; encoded by the coding sequence ATGGCGGGTAAAACATTATTCGATAAGATATGGGATAAGCATGTGGTTCATGAAGTAGAAAACGGACCACAGGCTTTGTATATAGATCGTCACTTTATTCATGAGGTGACAAGTCCGCAAGCGTTTAACGGGCTAAGGCAGAGAGGTATTGGTGTATTCAGGCCTGAAAAAACAGTCGCTACTGCAGACCATAACGTACCTACGGAAAATCAACATTTACCAATCAAGGATCAGCTTTCAAGGCATCAGGTAAATACACTGATCGAAAACTGCAAGGAATTTGGCGTTGAGCTGTATGGTTTGGGACATCCTTACCAGGGTATTGTGCACGTAATCGGCCCCGAGCTGGGCATTACTCAGCCCGGAATGACTATCGTCTGTGGCGATAGTCACACCTCTACACACGGCGCTTTTGGAAACATAGCCTTTGGTATAGGTACCAGCGAAGTTGAGCAGGTATTTGCCACACAATGTATCCTTCAGAAAAAACCGATGAGGATGAAAATCCAGGTCGATGGAGAACTTAAGAAAGGAGTTGTATCCAAGGATATTATCCTGCACATTATTTCAAGACTTACAACAAGTGGTTGTACCGGCTATTTTGTGGAGTTTACGGGTAGTACCATTCAGGGACTTTCTATGGAAGCCCGCATGACCATCTGTAATATGAGTATCGAAATGGGAGCAAGAGGAGGTATGATAGCCCCAGATGAAACTACATTCAGTTACATGAAGGGCCGGGAGTTCGCTCCTAAAGGGGAGGCCTGGGAGAAAAGCCTTGCATACTGGGAAACCCTAAAAACAGATGACGATGCTGTTTTTGATAAGGAATTTTATTTCAATGCTGAAGAAATAGATCCGATGATAACTTACGGCACCAACCCTGCCATGGGCATTGGTATTACAAGCAGTATACCTGCTACCTCTAATGGAAGCACCGACCCAGGCCTGAAGAAAGCACTACAGTATATGGACTTGCAGGGTGGAGCTCAGCTGCTGGGCAAGAAAATAGACTATGTATTTATAGGTAGCTGTACAAATTCGAGAATAGAAGATCTGAGACTGGTTGCCGAACTCGTAAAAGGCAAGAAAAAGGCTGAGCATGTGTACGCAATGATTATACCAGGTTCTCGTCAGGTAGAATTACAAGCCCGTGCTGAAGGACTGGACAAGATACTGGAAAGTGCAGGCTTTGAATTAAGACAACCGGGCTGTTCTGCATGCCTGGGAATGAATGAGGATAAAGTACCTAAAGGCAAGTACTGTGTTTCTACCTCCAACCGAAACTTTGAGGGGAGACAAGGGCCTGGGGCACGTACTATGTTGGCCAGTCCGTTAACAGCGGCAGCAGCAGCCATCAATGGCTATATAACAGATGTAAGAGAGATGATTGATCAATAA
- a CDS encoding 2-isopropylmalate synthase, producing the protein MSNRIHIFDTTLRDGEQVPGCGLSKKEKIIIAKALEELGVDIIEAGFPISSPGDFEAVKAVSREVGDVTICALSRAVEKDIECAAEALKYAKRPRIHTGIGTSDQHVFTKIRTTREDILERAKACVRYARKFVGDVEFYAEDAGRTDNEFLAQVIEAVIKEGATVVNIPDTTGYCLPEEYGKKIKYLVDNVKGIEKAIISTHCHNDLGLSTANSIEAIKNGARQVECTINGIGERAGNTSLEEVVMILKKHHWLNFETGINTRQIYPISQLVSTTMNMPIQPNKAIVGSNAFAHSSGIHQDGVIKNRDNYEIIDPEEVGVNESSIILTARSGRAALNFRIGKLGVQLSKDELEHVYQRFLQVADRITIVNDAELKNLVSKYLITNVNF; encoded by the coding sequence ATGAGTAACCGCATTCATATTTTCGATACTACCCTAAGAGACGGAGAGCAAGTGCCAGGGTGTGGATTGTCTAAAAAAGAAAAGATAATTATAGCCAAAGCACTGGAAGAGCTTGGAGTAGATATCATTGAAGCCGGTTTCCCTATTTCCAGCCCAGGAGATTTCGAAGCTGTAAAAGCGGTGTCAAGAGAGGTTGGAGATGTCACGATATGTGCTTTATCACGGGCAGTGGAGAAAGATATAGAGTGTGCGGCAGAGGCACTTAAATATGCCAAAAGGCCAAGAATACATACAGGGATCGGTACTTCAGACCAACATGTATTTACCAAAATAAGGACAACAAGAGAAGATATACTGGAGAGAGCCAAGGCATGTGTACGTTATGCAAGAAAATTCGTTGGTGATGTGGAATTTTACGCTGAGGATGCAGGCCGTACCGATAATGAGTTTTTGGCTCAGGTCATAGAAGCAGTAATTAAAGAAGGAGCAACGGTGGTCAACATTCCTGATACCACTGGCTACTGTTTGCCTGAAGAATATGGCAAGAAGATTAAATACCTTGTCGATAATGTAAAAGGAATTGAAAAAGCAATCATATCGACCCATTGCCATAACGATCTCGGTCTTTCAACTGCCAACAGTATTGAAGCTATAAAAAACGGAGCGCGCCAGGTAGAATGTACCATCAACGGGATAGGCGAAAGAGCAGGTAATACCTCTCTGGAAGAAGTAGTCATGATCCTCAAAAAACACCACTGGCTCAATTTTGAAACAGGTATCAACACACGACAGATATACCCTATAAGTCAATTAGTGTCCACCACTATGAACATGCCGATTCAGCCTAACAAGGCAATTGTTGGCAGTAATGCATTTGCTCATTCCTCAGGCATCCACCAGGATGGAGTGATCAAGAACAGGGATAACTATGAAATCATAGACCCTGAAGAAGTCGGGGTAAATGAGTCTTCTATCATATTGACCGCAAGAAGTGGCAGAGCAGCATTAAACTTCCGTATAGGTAAACTGGGTGTGCAGTTGAGCAAAGATGAACTGGAGCATGTCTATCAGAGATTCCTGCAAGTGGCGGACAGAATCACCATTGTCAATGATGCAGAGCTGAAAAATCTCGTCAGCAAATACCTTATCACTAACGTTAATTTTTAA